A window of Lujinxingia sediminis contains these coding sequences:
- a CDS encoding SUMF1/EgtB/PvdO family nonheme iron enzyme, whose amino-acid sequence MSEVSQVSCPECGAEQSSGAPFCGRCGYRMRPAETVREGMSPLRRASQGGQGGASRRAATGDTSSSGLWAAEEARTVMEGMRAIPRWEGLQRGEDSSERDEARVRGGDGELRGWSGDVSGVVWASAAVCCVALAWMSWVYLERAAVVEGAVEPSTRGEAGRVEVEAGPYLRGLSEQAQSFMMLSCHQLERDEPERCEQEELLAGEYPQRTVALGAYAIDRLEVSVEAYQRCVDEGGCEAIDYEGCEVWTPRGFQVSLRVPRVLKEKGRAVVCVTRDEARAYCGWAGGGLPSHDQWERAARGVDGGVYPWGDHWESESANWGERDVVGGPVAGALDGYVWTAPVGSYESGVSPAGVWEMAGNVAEWVEGEDPLLGAVRGGSWVSNPFELRTTARVERKASARRTDVGFRCAYDG is encoded by the coding sequence ATGAGCGAAGTCAGTCAGGTGAGTTGCCCGGAGTGTGGGGCGGAGCAGTCGTCGGGGGCACCGTTTTGTGGGCGGTGCGGGTATCGGATGCGACCGGCCGAGACGGTGCGCGAGGGGATGTCGCCGTTGCGTCGCGCGTCCCAGGGGGGGCAGGGGGGGGCGTCGCGTCGCGCGGCCACAGGCGATACGAGCAGCAGCGGGCTGTGGGCGGCCGAAGAGGCGCGCACGGTGATGGAGGGGATGCGCGCGATTCCGCGCTGGGAGGGGCTGCAGCGTGGTGAGGATTCCTCGGAGAGGGATGAGGCGCGTGTACGTGGGGGGGATGGCGAACTGCGGGGTTGGAGCGGAGACGTCAGCGGGGTGGTGTGGGCCTCGGCGGCGGTGTGCTGTGTGGCGCTGGCGTGGATGAGTTGGGTGTACCTGGAGCGGGCGGCGGTGGTTGAGGGGGCGGTAGAGCCGTCAACGCGCGGGGAGGCGGGGCGAGTGGAGGTTGAGGCGGGGCCATATCTTCGGGGTCTCAGCGAGCAGGCGCAGTCCTTTATGATGTTGAGCTGTCATCAGCTTGAGCGCGATGAGCCGGAGCGTTGTGAGCAGGAGGAGCTTCTGGCCGGGGAGTATCCGCAGCGCACCGTGGCGTTGGGAGCGTACGCGATCGACCGGCTCGAGGTGAGCGTGGAGGCGTACCAGCGCTGTGTGGATGAAGGCGGGTGCGAGGCCATTGATTATGAGGGGTGCGAGGTATGGACGCCCCGGGGGTTTCAGGTCAGCCTGAGGGTGCCGCGGGTGCTCAAAGAGAAAGGGCGTGCGGTGGTGTGTGTGACCCGGGATGAGGCTCGGGCGTATTGCGGGTGGGCCGGAGGCGGGTTGCCGAGTCATGATCAATGGGAGCGGGCGGCGCGAGGCGTCGATGGCGGGGTGTATCCGTGGGGGGATCATTGGGAGAGCGAGTCGGCGAACTGGGGAGAGCGCGATGTGGTGGGCGGACCGGTGGCCGGGGCGTTGGATGGCTATGTGTGGACGGCGCCGGTGGGAAGCTATGAGAGCGGCGTGAGCCCGGCCGGGGTCTGGGAGATGGCGGGTAATGTGGCCGAGTGGGTTGAGGGTGAGGACCCGCTTTTAGGAGCGGTGCGCGGGGGGAGCTGGGTGAGCAATCCCTTTGAGTTGCGCACCACGGCTCGGGTGGAACGAAAAGCGAGCGCGCGGCGCACCGATGTGGGGTTTCGGTGCGCCTACGATGGGTGA
- a CDS encoding EAL domain-containing protein produces MWEDDPFGGMEQQALEELSEAVRDEEVSQFRGRLPMLGEVLDEVGKAVAARRCSGLWVVDTSQLEGWERQHGAGAFDALMGRLSQAVEGVKGSRDVACVEADGADTLVVFIMGDGLVDEGALEALHGGLLGAFDRAQMAVQQALERIALGSAMVLANASVDPRRQIYRAIRRARAEAQVGYHDQQRRRSRVVGHLIAQRKIRTLFQPVVRLNDRRVEGFEALSRAEGGAAKRLGVHLFVAASRAELDGELDQACRALSVERRPEIGEEGKLFINCLPPTFYASNPELRAMLESWRGAGMRADQLVFEVTEQITYEQFVRIMPTVRMLREEGYRFALDDVGTGAANLRLLAELEPDYIKMDLELTRGIARSERKRALAQYLQDLAQRSGAELIAEGIETFDDLEVLRQMGVALGQGYLLGEPQEAEAWEGMVAQVIDTLES; encoded by the coding sequence ATGTGGGAAGACGATCCCTTCGGGGGTATGGAGCAGCAAGCGTTAGAAGAACTCTCGGAAGCGGTGCGCGATGAGGAGGTTTCGCAGTTTCGGGGGCGTCTTCCGATGTTGGGGGAGGTCCTCGACGAGGTGGGGAAGGCGGTCGCCGCGCGGCGTTGTTCGGGGTTGTGGGTGGTGGACACGAGCCAGCTTGAGGGGTGGGAGCGCCAGCACGGGGCAGGGGCCTTTGATGCGTTGATGGGGAGGCTCTCACAGGCGGTTGAGGGGGTGAAGGGCAGCCGGGATGTGGCGTGTGTGGAGGCGGACGGGGCCGATACGCTGGTGGTGTTTATAATGGGGGATGGGCTGGTGGATGAGGGGGCACTGGAGGCCTTACATGGGGGACTTCTCGGAGCCTTTGATCGGGCACAGATGGCGGTGCAGCAGGCGCTGGAGCGCATTGCGCTGGGGAGCGCGATGGTGCTGGCCAATGCGTCGGTGGATCCGCGACGGCAGATCTACCGGGCGATTCGGCGGGCACGGGCTGAGGCGCAGGTGGGCTATCACGATCAGCAGCGTCGCCGCAGTCGGGTGGTGGGGCATCTGATCGCGCAGCGAAAGATCCGCACGTTGTTTCAGCCGGTGGTACGCCTCAACGATCGGCGCGTGGAGGGGTTTGAGGCGTTGAGTCGGGCGGAGGGAGGGGCGGCGAAGCGTCTGGGGGTGCATCTTTTTGTGGCGGCTTCGCGGGCGGAGCTCGATGGGGAGCTGGATCAGGCCTGTCGGGCGCTTTCGGTGGAGCGGCGTCCGGAGATCGGGGAGGAGGGGAAGTTGTTTATCAACTGCCTTCCGCCCACGTTTTATGCGTCGAACCCGGAGCTTCGGGCGATGCTTGAGAGCTGGCGGGGGGCGGGGATGCGGGCGGATCAGCTGGTGTTTGAGGTGACCGAGCAGATCACCTACGAGCAGTTTGTGAGGATCATGCCCACGGTGCGTATGTTGAGAGAAGAGGGGTATCGCTTTGCGCTCGACGATGTGGGGACGGGGGCGGCGAACCTGCGGCTACTGGCGGAGCTGGAGCCGGATTATATCAAGATGGATCTGGAGCTGACCCGCGGGATCGCGCGCAGCGAGCGCAAGCGGGCGCTGGCGCAGTACCTTCAGGATTTGGCCCAGCGCAGTGGGGCGGAGTTGATTGCCGAGGGGATTGAGACCTTCGACGATCTGGAGGTGTTGCGTCAGATGGGGGTGGCGCTCGGGCAGGGGTACCTGTTGGGTGAGCCTCAGGAGGCCGAGGCCTGGGAGGGGATGGTGGCGCAGGTGATCGACACACTCGAAAGTTAA
- a CDS encoding 1,2-dihydroxy-3-keto-5-methylthiopentene dioxygenase, protein MAELRVRGTDEVLTDAAAIDAFVKVYGLGYERWDISKLHTEEARAMQAESEQERILKVFADEIAALKERGGYQSADVIALTPETPNLDTLLAKFDKEHEHTEDEVRFVVDGRGVFTIHSEDDKVFDVEVHPGDLLVVPEGTWHWFDLCEDKTITCIRVFESKDGWVAHYRE, encoded by the coding sequence ATGGCCGAGTTGCGAGTGCGTGGGACGGATGAGGTGTTGACGGACGCGGCGGCGATCGACGCGTTTGTGAAGGTGTACGGGCTGGGCTACGAGCGTTGGGATATCTCCAAGCTGCACACCGAGGAGGCTCGCGCGATGCAGGCCGAGAGCGAGCAGGAGCGCATCCTCAAAGTGTTCGCCGACGAGATTGCCGCGCTCAAAGAGCGTGGAGGCTATCAGTCGGCCGACGTGATCGCGCTGACGCCCGAGACGCCGAACCTGGATACGCTGCTGGCGAAGTTCGACAAGGAGCATGAGCACACCGAGGATGAGGTGCGTTTTGTGGTCGATGGTCGCGGGGTGTTCACGATTCACAGCGAAGACGACAAGGTCTTTGATGTGGAAGTGCATCCTGGCGATCTTCTGGTGGTGCCGGAGGGGACCTGGCACTGGTTTGACCTGTGCGAGGATAAGACGATCACCTGCATCCGTGTGTTTGAGTCGAAGGACGGCTGGGTGGCGCATTATCGCGAGTGA
- the deoC gene encoding deoxyribose-phosphate aldolase → MTHSFVVPRVPSVDAVAVEERAAKFRTRSIKKDAKIKGLKLVASMIDLTTLEGMDTPGKVQMLCQKAISPGSDCPQVAAICVYPTMVPVAKAALKGSSIKVASVATYFPSGQASLKERTDEVRRAVDAGADEIDMVISRGDFLAGHYAKIDEEIRATREACGPAHLKVILETGELQTYDNVRLASQIAIDAGAHFIKTSTGKVSPGATMPVTLVMLEAIRDHFIKTGKMVGMKPAGGIRDSKLAMHYLAMVKETLGDAWLSPDWFRFGASSLLNDVLMQLEKQRTGRYHSDRYVSMS, encoded by the coding sequence ATGACCCACTCCTTTGTGGTCCCCCGCGTCCCCTCGGTCGACGCCGTCGCCGTTGAGGAGCGCGCCGCCAAGTTCCGCACGCGCAGCATCAAGAAAGACGCCAAGATCAAAGGCCTCAAGCTCGTCGCCTCCATGATCGACCTGACCACCCTCGAGGGGATGGACACCCCGGGCAAAGTTCAGATGCTCTGCCAGAAGGCCATCTCCCCCGGCTCGGACTGCCCGCAGGTCGCCGCCATCTGCGTCTACCCCACCATGGTCCCCGTAGCCAAAGCCGCGCTGAAAGGCAGCTCCATCAAAGTCGCCTCAGTCGCGACCTACTTCCCCAGCGGTCAGGCCTCGCTCAAAGAGCGCACCGACGAGGTCCGCCGCGCCGTCGACGCCGGCGCCGACGAGATCGATATGGTCATCAGCCGCGGCGACTTTCTGGCCGGCCATTACGCCAAAATCGACGAAGAAATCCGCGCCACCCGCGAGGCCTGCGGCCCGGCCCACCTCAAGGTGATCCTCGAAACCGGCGAGTTGCAGACGTATGATAATGTGCGCCTGGCCAGCCAGATTGCGATCGATGCCGGTGCCCATTTCATCAAAACCTCCACCGGTAAAGTCTCCCCCGGCGCCACCATGCCCGTAACGCTGGTGATGCTGGAAGCCATCCGCGACCACTTCATCAAAACCGGCAAGATGGTCGGCATGAAGCCCGCCGGCGGCATCCGCGACTCCAAACTCGCCATGCACTACCTGGCCATGGTCAAAGAGACCCTGGGCGACGCCTGGCTCTCCCCGGACTGGTTCCGCTTCGGCGCCTCCTCGCTGCTCAACGATGTCCTCATGCAGCTCGAGAAACAGCGCACCGGACGCTACCACTCCGACCGCTACGTCAGCATGAGCTAA
- a CDS encoding aldehyde dehydrogenase family protein translates to MGKTANTSVRDLLFGDLWDYAPAPESRDHLTIHERYGHFIDGKFIEGENHFPSINPATEEQLFEVASADEATVDTAVKAARRAYDKVWGKMPGSERAKYLYRIARMIQEKARALAVAESLDGGKPIKESRDIDIPLAAAHFFYYAGWADKLEYALPGATPSPIGVAGQIIPWNFPLLMAAWKIAPALAAGNTIVIKPAETTPLTAMMLAEIIQEADLPPGVVNIVNGAGQTGAAIVNHPDIDKIAFTGSTDVGKIIQRALAGSRKKLTLELGGKGANIIFDDASLDQAVEGIINGIFFNQGHVCCAGSRLLVQENIAEELMHKLRHRVSTLIVGDPLDKNTDVGAINSREQLQRIQELVAAGQNEGAQIFQPSSPLPEKGFFFKPTVFTEVTPSHRIAREEVFGPVLSVLTFRTPEEAIEKANNTPYGLACGVWTDKGSRLFRVANALKCGIVWGNTYNRFDPTSPFGGYKESGFGREGGLHGLLPYLEVR, encoded by the coding sequence ATGGGTAAGACGGCCAACACTTCAGTGCGCGACCTCCTCTTCGGCGACCTCTGGGACTACGCCCCGGCGCCCGAGTCACGCGATCATCTCACCATCCACGAGCGCTACGGCCACTTCATCGACGGCAAGTTCATCGAGGGCGAAAACCACTTCCCCTCGATCAACCCCGCCACCGAAGAGCAGCTCTTCGAGGTCGCCTCGGCCGATGAAGCCACCGTCGACACCGCCGTCAAAGCCGCCCGCCGAGCCTACGACAAGGTCTGGGGCAAGATGCCCGGCTCAGAGCGCGCCAAGTATCTCTACCGCATCGCCCGCATGATCCAGGAGAAGGCCCGCGCCCTGGCCGTGGCCGAATCGCTCGACGGCGGAAAGCCCATCAAAGAATCCCGCGACATCGACATCCCCCTGGCAGCCGCCCACTTCTTCTACTACGCCGGCTGGGCCGACAAACTCGAGTATGCGCTCCCCGGTGCCACACCTTCGCCCATCGGTGTGGCCGGCCAGATCATCCCCTGGAACTTCCCGCTCTTGATGGCCGCCTGGAAGATCGCCCCGGCTCTGGCCGCCGGCAACACCATCGTCATCAAGCCCGCCGAGACCACCCCGCTGACCGCGATGATGCTCGCCGAGATCATCCAGGAGGCCGATCTTCCCCCGGGCGTCGTCAACATCGTCAACGGTGCCGGCCAGACCGGCGCGGCCATCGTCAACCACCCCGACATCGACAAGATCGCGTTTACCGGCTCCACCGACGTCGGAAAGATCATCCAGCGTGCGCTTGCCGGCTCCCGCAAAAAGCTCACCCTGGAGCTCGGCGGCAAAGGTGCCAACATCATCTTCGATGACGCCTCGCTTGATCAGGCCGTCGAAGGCATCATCAACGGCATCTTCTTCAACCAGGGCCACGTCTGCTGCGCGGGAAGCCGCCTGCTCGTCCAGGAAAACATCGCCGAGGAGCTCATGCACAAGCTCCGCCACCGCGTCTCCACCCTGATCGTGGGCGACCCCCTCGATAAGAATACCGACGTCGGTGCCATCAACTCCCGCGAGCAGCTCCAGCGCATCCAGGAACTCGTCGCCGCCGGCCAGAACGAGGGGGCTCAGATCTTCCAGCCCTCAAGCCCGCTCCCCGAAAAAGGCTTCTTCTTCAAGCCCACCGTCTTCACCGAGGTCACCCCCTCGCACCGCATCGCCCGCGAGGAGGTCTTCGGCCCGGTCTTGAGCGTGCTCACCTTCCGCACCCCGGAAGAGGCCATCGAAAAAGCCAACAACACCCCCTACGGCCTGGCCTGCGGGGTCTGGACTGACAAAGGCTCCCGACTCTTCCGCGTGGCCAACGCCCTGAAATGCGGCATCGTCTGGGGCAACACCTACAACCGCTTCGACCCGACCAGCCCCTTCGGCGGCTACAAAGAAAGCGGCTTCGGCCGTGAAGGTGGTCTCCACGGGCTTCTCCCCTACCTGGAGGTGCGCTAA
- a CDS encoding carboxypeptidase-like regulatory domain-containing protein: MKVIKRWMIGLMCVGALSLGAGCAEDVLDGEQDACQPGMQLNPVSGLCVPTGPGQDVGRDPEQDAGNQDSGSPDDAPEVDVPEDSGNPDGGLDAGEPDGGGDVVEPPEDCGPGQLIARACATNGQVLAAANATIRGVNCEGEPFEMSTRTGSDGTFEFADVPAGLHEVEVSSGSFSNTRQVTVYNGQTTDLTADADKLCVDASEVPIAVLQGQYDNVRQILQSLDLEYTLMGQDASVFGSTGVDRAKHFLENPAQLNYFRILFIECGTLWGDLQSRGADMTLIAQNLRDFVANGNSLYVSDWAHPFISEVFEGMIAFEGSTLSEARVGSAPQTVNASVDSTEMQTLLNGSTASIQFSSGDVQWVVARSVGPNAQVHFSGDVSRCTPSCGAAQTGTSVVQDSPLLVTQREQPNYGTVVFTSFHNKEQSNLGEDMQRILEFLIFRL; the protein is encoded by the coding sequence ATGAAGGTGATCAAGCGGTGGATGATCGGGCTGATGTGTGTGGGAGCGCTGAGCCTGGGAGCGGGGTGCGCCGAAGATGTGCTCGATGGCGAGCAGGATGCATGTCAGCCGGGGATGCAGCTTAACCCGGTCAGCGGTCTGTGTGTGCCGACGGGGCCGGGTCAGGATGTTGGCCGGGACCCTGAGCAGGATGCCGGTAATCAAGACAGCGGTTCGCCGGATGATGCGCCGGAAGTGGATGTGCCTGAAGATAGCGGCAACCCCGATGGAGGGTTGGACGCCGGTGAGCCGGACGGCGGTGGCGATGTTGTGGAGCCGCCGGAAGATTGCGGCCCGGGCCAGCTGATCGCTCGGGCGTGTGCGACCAACGGTCAGGTGTTGGCGGCGGCCAACGCCACGATTCGAGGTGTGAACTGTGAGGGTGAGCCCTTTGAGATGAGCACCCGCACCGGCAGCGATGGCACCTTTGAGTTTGCCGATGTTCCGGCGGGGTTGCACGAGGTGGAGGTGAGCTCCGGGTCGTTCTCGAACACCCGCCAGGTGACGGTGTACAACGGGCAGACCACCGATCTGACGGCGGATGCCGATAAGTTGTGCGTGGACGCCAGTGAGGTGCCCATCGCGGTGTTGCAGGGGCAGTATGATAACGTGCGCCAGATCTTGCAGAGCCTGGATCTGGAGTACACGTTGATGGGGCAGGACGCGTCGGTGTTTGGTTCGACGGGGGTGGATCGCGCCAAACATTTTTTGGAGAATCCGGCCCAGCTGAACTACTTCCGGATTCTGTTTATTGAGTGCGGCACGCTCTGGGGAGATTTACAGTCGCGGGGGGCGGATATGACGCTTATCGCGCAGAACCTGCGTGACTTTGTGGCCAACGGCAACAGCCTCTACGTCTCGGACTGGGCACACCCGTTTATCAGCGAGGTGTTTGAGGGAATGATTGCGTTTGAGGGGTCGACGCTGTCGGAGGCCCGGGTGGGGTCGGCGCCGCAGACCGTGAATGCGTCGGTGGATTCGACGGAGATGCAGACCTTGTTGAACGGTTCGACGGCGAGCATTCAGTTCTCGTCGGGTGACGTGCAGTGGGTGGTGGCGCGCTCGGTCGGGCCGAACGCCCAGGTGCATTTCAGCGGAGATGTGTCCCGGTGCACTCCGAGCTGTGGTGCGGCTCAGACGGGCACGTCAGTTGTGCAGGATTCGCCGCTCCTGGTGACGCAGCGCGAGCAGCCCAATTATGGGACGGTGGTGTTTACGTCGTTCCACAACAAGGAGCAGAGCAACCTGGGTGAGGATATGCAGCGGATCCTGGAGTTTTTGATCTTCCGGCTCTGA
- a CDS encoding GatB/YqeY domain-containing protein — protein MSELFARIKDDVKTAMRARDTERLSTLRMLQSTIKNQEIDLKRPLTDDEITDVLATEIKKRRQSAEVYESGGRPELAEKELEEIKVLQDYLPAQLSDEEAATIVADAIAEVGAESRKDMGKVMGVVIPKLKGVYDTSKVKDLVLAKLG, from the coding sequence ATGTCCGAACTCTTTGCACGCATCAAAGACGACGTCAAAACCGCGATGAGGGCTCGTGATACCGAGCGCCTCAGCACCCTGCGCATGCTTCAGTCCACGATCAAAAATCAGGAAATCGATCTGAAGCGCCCGCTGACCGACGACGAAATCACCGACGTGCTGGCCACCGAGATTAAAAAGCGCCGCCAGTCCGCCGAAGTCTACGAATCCGGCGGACGCCCCGAGCTTGCCGAAAAAGAGCTCGAGGAGATTAAAGTCCTCCAGGATTACCTCCCCGCGCAGCTCTCCGACGAAGAGGCCGCCACCATCGTCGCCGATGCCATCGCCGAGGTTGGCGCCGAGTCCCGCAAAGACATGGGCAAGGTCATGGGCGTGGTCATCCCCAAACTCAAAGGCGTCTACGACACCTCCAAAGTCAAAGATCTGGTCCTGGCCAAACTCGGCTAA
- the pyrC gene encoding dihydroorotase translates to MTRWVIRDAVISGKAGRVEGDVLVDGERIAKVGDVGDAGGAREVRAEGRWLWPGVIDAHVHFREPGATHKEDWDSGSAAAVSGGVTSVIDMPNTSPSTTSVERLREKREVARAKSRCNVGLYFGANPQNLDAILASRGEAAVAGLKIFMADSTGDLLVDRYEDLERIFEAYSGRICVHAEDADRMREREAMFEGREDPGVHSEIRDAETAARAVEVAGELAARFGRRVHVLHLSTRAELAALKEVRARLEEEGSGGRITCEVCPHHLFMDVHDYEFWGTRVQMNPPLRQEEDRDAMWEALGRGEITMIATDHAPHTPEEKAHPYGQAPSGVPGVELSLPLMLDAAFRGVCSYENVLHWMCEGPARVHQVVDRGSIVEGAFADLVLIDPHMMRRVKDQDQRTRCGWTPYAGRDLMGWPVRTWVNGKEVFRRLDEGAGEVVGKGGEGMWMAFEE, encoded by the coding sequence ATGACGCGATGGGTGATTCGGGATGCGGTGATCTCTGGCAAGGCCGGGCGAGTGGAGGGGGACGTGCTGGTGGATGGCGAGCGCATTGCGAAGGTGGGTGATGTGGGTGATGCGGGCGGAGCCCGGGAGGTTCGCGCCGAGGGGAGGTGGTTGTGGCCGGGAGTGATCGATGCGCATGTGCACTTTCGCGAGCCTGGCGCCACACATAAGGAAGACTGGGATTCGGGGAGCGCGGCCGCGGTCAGCGGCGGGGTTACTTCGGTGATCGATATGCCCAACACCTCCCCGTCTACGACGAGCGTCGAGAGGTTGAGGGAGAAGCGGGAGGTGGCGCGGGCGAAGTCGCGTTGCAACGTGGGGCTCTACTTTGGAGCCAACCCGCAGAACCTGGATGCGATCCTGGCCTCGAGGGGCGAAGCTGCTGTAGCGGGCCTGAAGATCTTTATGGCGGATTCGACCGGCGATCTGCTGGTGGATCGCTATGAGGATTTAGAGCGCATCTTTGAGGCGTATTCGGGGCGGATCTGCGTGCATGCCGAAGATGCCGATCGGATGCGTGAGCGGGAGGCGATGTTTGAGGGACGCGAAGATCCGGGCGTGCACTCGGAGATTCGCGATGCTGAGACGGCCGCGCGGGCGGTGGAGGTGGCCGGGGAGCTCGCGGCACGTTTCGGGCGGCGAGTGCATGTGCTGCACCTCTCAACGCGCGCGGAGCTCGCGGCGTTGAAAGAGGTCCGAGCTCGGCTGGAGGAGGAGGGCAGTGGTGGTCGGATCACCTGTGAGGTGTGTCCGCATCATCTTTTTATGGATGTGCACGATTATGAGTTCTGGGGGACGCGGGTGCAGATGAACCCGCCGCTGCGCCAGGAAGAGGATCGTGACGCGATGTGGGAGGCGTTGGGGCGTGGTGAGATTACGATGATCGCCACTGATCATGCGCCACATACTCCGGAGGAAAAGGCACATCCTTACGGGCAGGCACCCAGCGGGGTGCCCGGGGTGGAGCTGAGTCTGCCCTTGATGTTGGATGCGGCGTTTCGAGGCGTGTGCAGCTACGAGAATGTCTTACATTGGATGTGCGAAGGGCCCGCGCGGGTGCATCAGGTTGTGGATCGGGGGAGCATTGTGGAGGGGGCGTTTGCCGATCTGGTGCTGATCGATCCGCATATGATGAGGCGGGTTAAGGATCAGGACCAGCGAACGCGCTGTGGCTGGACGCCTTACGCGGGGCGAGATTTGATGGGGTGGCCGGTGCGCACATGGGTGAACGGGAAGGAGGTGTTTCGGCGCCTGGATGAAGGTGCGGGCGAGGTGGTGGGGAAAGGTGGTGAGGGAATGTGGATGGCGTTTGAGGAGTGA
- a CDS encoding aldehyde dehydrogenase family protein encodes MAKSTPTRLRVLKTFKLYIGGAFPRTESGRFLQEHNPKGQLVANFCRASRKDLRNSVVAARKAQPGWAGRTPFNRAQILYRMAEVLESRRESFESALIERAGTKAADAQAEVDAAIDRLVWYAGWADKFVQIMGTTNPVASPHFNITSPEPTGVVTAFAPRSAPLLGLITAIAPVIVSGNALVLVVENEHPSIAIDLAEVFHCSDLPGGVVNILTGLRDELVPHAAKHMDIDAIATFDATDEERRLIALEAAESVKRVHNFETPTKSDWSQASAQSPYHILPFVEFKTAWHPIESGAAMGAKY; translated from the coding sequence ATGGCCAAATCAACCCCCACTCGTCTGCGCGTCCTCAAAACGTTTAAGCTCTACATCGGCGGGGCCTTCCCCCGCACCGAAAGCGGACGCTTTCTCCAGGAACACAACCCCAAGGGGCAGCTCGTGGCCAACTTCTGCCGCGCCTCGCGCAAAGATCTCCGAAACTCCGTGGTCGCCGCCCGCAAAGCCCAGCCCGGCTGGGCGGGGCGCACCCCCTTTAACCGCGCCCAGATCCTCTACCGCATGGCCGAGGTCCTCGAATCTCGCCGCGAGTCCTTCGAGAGCGCCCTGATCGAGCGCGCTGGCACCAAAGCCGCCGACGCCCAGGCGGAAGTCGACGCGGCGATCGACCGCCTGGTCTGGTACGCCGGCTGGGCCGACAAGTTCGTGCAGATCATGGGCACCACCAACCCGGTGGCATCCCCCCACTTCAACATCACCAGCCCCGAGCCCACCGGCGTGGTCACGGCCTTTGCCCCCCGCAGCGCCCCGCTGCTCGGCCTCATCACCGCCATCGCGCCGGTGATCGTCTCGGGCAACGCGCTGGTGCTCGTCGTCGAGAACGAGCACCCCTCCATCGCCATCGATCTGGCCGAGGTATTCCACTGCAGCGATCTTCCCGGCGGCGTCGTCAACATCCTCACCGGCCTGCGCGATGAGCTCGTCCCCCATGCCGCCAAACACATGGATATCGACGCCATCGCCACCTTCGACGCCACCGACGAGGAGCGCCGCCTCATCGCCCTGGAGGCCGCCGAGAGCGTCAAGCGCGTTCACAACTTCGAGACCCCGACCAAGAGCGACTGGTCGCAGGCCAGCGCGCAGAGTCCCTACCACATCTTGCCCTTCGTCGAGTTCAAGACCGCCTGGCATCCCATTGAGAGCGGCGCGGCCATGGGCGCCAAGTACTGA